The genomic interval CTGCCGCTCGTCATCGCCAAGTACGCCATGAGCTTGGACGGCAAGATCGCCACCCGCGATGGCGACAGCCGGTGGGTGTCTGGCCCGCAGTCCCGCGCCCGCGCCCACGAGCTGCGCCGCGTCGCCGACGCCGTCGCCGTCGGCGTGACCACCGTCCTGCGCGACGACCCGCGCCTGACCGCGCGCAACGACCGCGACGAGCCGTACCCGCGCCAGCCCCTGCGCATCGTCCTCGACGACTACGGACGCACGCCGCTCACGGCCAAACTGCTCCACGAGCCGGGCCGGGCCATGCTGGCCGTGCGGAGCATTGACGCGCAGAAGCGGGCCGCGCTGGAGAAGCAGGGCGTGGAGGTGGTCGCGCTGCCCGCGCACGAGGGCGCGGTGAGCCTGCGGGCGCTGCTGATGCTGCTGGGCCAGCGCGAGGTGACGAGCCTGCTGGTGGAGGGCGGCGGCACGCTGCTCGGATCTTTCATGGACGCTGGGCTGATTGACCGGGTGGCGGCGTTCGTCGCGCCGGTGCTCATCGGCGGCGCGGAGGCGCCAAGCGCCGTCATGGGCGCGGGCGTGCAGCGCATGGCGGAGGCGACGCGGCTGACGCGCGTCCGCACGGAGCGCCTCGGCGACGACGTGCTGGTCACGGGCTACGTGCGCGACCCGTGGACGCAGAGGTAGGGAATGGCTAATCCAAAGCACGTGGCCCTCGTCAAGAAGGGCGCAGGGGCTATTGCCGCCTGGCGCGAGTCGGCCTCCGCCACGCAGCTAGACCTGAGGGGCGCTGACCTGTGGAGCGCTGACCTGACGGACGCTGATCTGAGGAGCGCTGACCTGACAGGCGCTCACCTGAGGGGCGCTGACCTGGGGGGCGCCTTCCTGACCGGTGCTGTCCTGAGGGACGCTGACCTGACGGACGCTGTCCTGACGCACGCGAGCATCGGTTGGACAATTCTGGCCGACGCGGACTTGGCCGAGGCAATAGGGCTCGCGGATGTCCATCACGACTACCCATCCACCGTCGGCGTGGACACGCTGGCGCGCACCCTCCGCAGCAGCGGCGGGCGGTTCACAGAGGAGCAACTCCTATTCTTCACCGGCGCGGGCGTACCAGGCACGCTGCTGAACTATCTGCCCGACCTGCTGGAGACCAACCCCATCCAGTTCTATTCCTGCGTCATCAGCTACTCCACCAAAGACGACGCGTTCGCCTCGGCGCTGCACGACGACCTGGAGAAGGCGGGTGTGAAGACGTGGAAATGGGACCTGGACGGCGTGGTGGGGCGGGGCCTGATGGAGAATGTGGGCCGGGCCATCCACAACTACGACAAGATGATCCTCGTGTGCTCGGAACACTCCCTGGCGAGCAAAGGGGTGGACGAAGAGATCGTGAAGGCGCTGCAAAAAGAGAAGCGGTTATGAGCCGCAAGGCAGCGGCGGGAACAAGAAGCGAAGGACGATGGCAAGGAGCCGCCGTTCGTGGACGTGGACGTGCTGGTGCCCATCTGGCTTGACGACAGCGTGGAACACTGGGAATCCCCCTATGCGTCTGAGGTCACAAAGAAGATGGCGGCTGACTTCCGTGGCGTAACACCTGGGAGCAAAAAATACCAGCACAAGCTCACGCAGCTAATCAATGCGCTGAACCCGAAGTCGTGGCCGCCCAGGCCACTGCGGTTGGCAAGATAAGAGGACGACGGAACGTGGATTCTTCGCTGCGTTTAGAATCGCTCCTGTTGAAGCGCAGCACCAAGAAGGATGAAAATGCGGCCGCCAACCCGTCATTCCGGACTTGATCCGGAATCCAGTCGGAAAGCCTGTGGAACCTGGATTCCGGCGTTCGCCGGAATGACGAAGAAGGGGCGATTTTCATAGGAATGACACAAGACCCCACGCTCGAAGGGGGTGCAGGGCCGCGAGGCGGCCCGCCGGGGTCATAGGGGTGTCCCCTATAATATATCACTCCCCCTCTCCATGTTGGAGAGGGGGATACAGGGGGTGAGGCGAACATGTTCACCGGCATCGTTGAAGAGATGGGCACGGTCAAGGAGGCGCGGCCAGGGCGACTGGTCATCGCGGCGAAGGTGACGCTGGAGGGCGCGCGCCTCGGCGATAGCATCGCCGTCAACGGCGCGTGCCTGACCGTCGCCGCGCTGGGCAAAGCGACGTTCGCCGTGGACGTGGTGCCCGAGACGCTGCGCCGCACCAACCTGGGCGCCGCCCGCTCCGGCGACCCCGTCAACCTGGAGCGGGCGCTGGCCTACGGCGGGCGCGTGGGAGGACACCTGCTCCAGGGCCACGTGGATGGCGCCGCACGGGTGCTCCGCGTCACGCCGGAAGGCCCCAACAGCTTCATCATGTCCATCCGAGCGCCCCGCAAGCTGACGCGCTACATCGTGGAGAAGGGGTTCATAGCCGTGGACGGGGTGAGCCTCACCGTCGTCAATTGCAGGAGCGACGCCTTTCGTGTATCCTTAGTCC from Dehalococcoidia bacterium carries:
- the ribD gene encoding bifunctional diaminohydroxyphosphoribosylaminopyrimidine deaminase/5-amino-6-(5-phosphoribosylamino)uracil reductase RibD yields the protein MNHMRRALELARQARGATSPNPPVGAVLVRDGEVVGEGHTQPPGQPHAEVMALRQASARARGATLYVTLEPCSFRGRTPPCTRAIIEAGVAEVRLATVDPNPRVAGKGAAELKAAGLRVRTATGRDRDAARELMDAHAKYITTGLPLVIAKYAMSLDGKIATRDGDSRWVSGPQSRARAHELRRVADAVAVGVTTVLRDDPRLTARNDRDEPYPRQPLRIVLDDYGRTPLTAKLLHEPGRAMLAVRSIDAQKRAALEKQGVEVVALPAHEGAVSLRALLMLLGQREVTSLLVEGGGTLLGSFMDAGLIDRVAAFVAPVLIGGAEAPSAVMGAGVQRMAEATRLTRVRTERLGDDVLVTGYVRDPWTQR
- a CDS encoding toll/interleukin-1 receptor domain-containing protein — encoded protein: MANPKHVALVKKGAGAIAAWRESASATQLDLRGADLWSADLTDADLRSADLTGAHLRGADLGGAFLTGAVLRDADLTDAVLTHASIGWTILADADLAEAIGLADVHHDYPSTVGVDTLARTLRSSGGRFTEEQLLFFTGAGVPGTLLNYLPDLLETNPIQFYSCVISYSTKDDAFASALHDDLEKAGVKTWKWDLDGVVGRGLMENVGRAIHNYDKMILVCSEHSLASKGVDEEIVKALQKEKRL
- a CDS encoding riboflavin synthase; its protein translation is MFTGIVEEMGTVKEARPGRLVIAAKVTLEGARLGDSIAVNGACLTVAALGKATFAVDVVPETLRRTNLGAARSGDPVNLERALAYGGRVGGHLLQGHVDGAARVLRVTPEGPNSFIMSIRAPRKLTRYIVEKGFIAVDGVSLTVVNCRSDAFRVSLVPYTLAHTTLGRRRPGDMVNLETDILAKYVQKLLTPA